A section of the Bacillus sp. HSf4 genome encodes:
- a CDS encoding AI-2E family transporter — MLKKPLHLLMWITIFMLLLLTVYIFLQLRMIWEPACILLKSILIPLAIAVFITYLLLPIVEKIHRAGVPRTLSILLIYFLFFGGLGYAFYKGVPIFIKQLTELSEGIPVLAASYENMLEKLHHHTDGWPDGMHDRIDKYVDQTEEFVGSWAERTITSIRFVFDYMLVAAVIPFLVFYMVKDIDVMKKAVWYLTPRSWRKRGGAFIKDVDDSLGDYIRGQLFVCLVIGLGASLSFWFFDLPYPLILGLIIGATNIIPYFGPVIGAIPAVMIAAALSARLVIVVMITILVLQFIEGNILGPLVVGKSLHMHPVVIMLGLLAGGELDGIIGMILAVPVMAVLKVMFAHFLAARKA; from the coding sequence ATGCTGAAAAAACCGCTGCACCTTTTAATGTGGATCACAATTTTCATGCTCTTATTGTTGACCGTCTATATCTTTTTGCAGCTCAGAATGATCTGGGAGCCGGCGTGCATTTTACTCAAATCGATTTTGATCCCTCTGGCGATTGCGGTTTTTATCACTTATCTGCTTCTGCCCATCGTGGAAAAAATCCACCGCGCGGGTGTGCCGCGGACGCTGAGCATCTTGCTGATTTACTTCTTGTTTTTCGGGGGGCTCGGCTATGCCTTTTACAAAGGCGTCCCCATTTTCATCAAACAGCTGACCGAGCTGTCTGAAGGGATTCCCGTCCTTGCTGCATCTTATGAAAACATGCTCGAAAAACTGCATCACCATACAGATGGCTGGCCTGACGGGATGCATGACAGAATCGACAAGTATGTCGATCAGACCGAAGAATTCGTGGGAAGCTGGGCGGAACGGACGATTACAAGCATCCGTTTTGTTTTTGACTATATGCTTGTTGCGGCTGTCATTCCTTTTTTGGTGTTTTATATGGTCAAAGATATTGATGTGATGAAAAAAGCCGTCTGGTATTTAACCCCTCGTTCGTGGAGGAAGAGAGGCGGCGCGTTTATCAAAGATGTCGATGATTCGCTTGGAGACTATATCAGAGGCCAGCTTTTTGTCTGCCTTGTGATCGGCTTGGGCGCAAGCCTCTCGTTTTGGTTTTTCGATCTGCCCTATCCGCTGATCCTCGGTCTGATTATTGGCGCGACGAACATCATTCCTTATTTCGGTCCGGTCATCGGCGCGATTCCAGCTGTGATGATTGCCGCCGCGCTGTCCGCGAGACTGGTTATCGTCGTCATGATCACCATTTTGGTTTTGCAGTTTATTGAAGGCAACATTCTCGGGCCGCTTGTTGTCGGGAAAAGCCTTCATATGCACCCTGTCGTGATTATGCTCGGGCTGCTTGCCGGCGGCGAATTGGACGGAATTATCGGCATGATTTTAGCCGTGCCCGTAATGGCTGTTTTAAAGGTCATGTTCGCCCATTTTCTGGCGGCGAGAAAGGCTTGA
- a CDS encoding YrzQ family protein: MNRTMTSLISLGAGALMYRMMSQNDMLNRRNMRKLRRRVMKMF, from the coding sequence TTGAATCGGACAATGACTTCTCTCATTTCTTTAGGAGCCGGAGCTTTGATGTACCGCATGATGTCGCAAAACGACATGTTGAACAGACGGAACATGAGAAAGCTCAGAAGACGCGTCATGAAAATGTTTTAA
- a CDS encoding PRC-barrel domain-containing protein, whose amino-acid sequence MRTCNELEGLNVYDKQSSLLLGMVTDICFSQEGTCLGFIMEEKRRFYHHRSLLPLPAVTDITTDGVYVDFTEFKPMHIPKQALSYDQLKQKMVKNGSGETLGMLEDVYFSSDSGIIVAYELSDGFFADLSGDKKQVQSSGEPLEIGRNTIVLNE is encoded by the coding sequence TTGAGAACATGCAATGAGCTGGAAGGGCTCAATGTTTATGATAAACAGTCTTCTCTTTTGCTTGGGATGGTGACGGATATCTGTTTTTCGCAGGAAGGGACATGTCTCGGATTTATTATGGAAGAAAAACGGCGGTTTTATCATCATCGTTCCCTTCTTCCGCTTCCCGCTGTCACGGACATTACAACAGACGGCGTATATGTTGATTTCACCGAATTTAAGCCGATGCACATCCCGAAGCAGGCTCTATCCTACGACCAGCTGAAGCAAAAAATGGTCAAAAACGGCTCTGGTGAAACACTGGGGATGCTGGAAGATGTATACTTTTCTTCAGACTCGGGCATAATCGTAGCATATGAACTATCAGACGGTTTTTTTGCCGATTTGTCAGGCGATAAAAAGCAAGTTCAGTCATCAGGAGAACCGCTTGAAATAGGCAGAAACACAATCGTCTTGAATGAATAA